One part of the Candidatus Eisenbacteria bacterium genome encodes these proteins:
- a CDS encoding serine/threonine protein kinase encodes MSLTETFLNLTPEGILDAVEVYGRRATGRVVALNSMENRVYDVELEDGERVVAKFYRPGRWTAEAILDEHAFLADLAAEGVPTPAPLPLADGRTLGERDGILFALWPRVRGRMVEEPSEADLRSLGALLAQLHNVGARRGAPHRMRVNPDTYGRQNLTFLEANKLVPESAWPRYRDTANRILDAIQPLFEGIAEQRIHGDCHRGNLLWDGRDFFFVDFDDMLNGPPVQDVWLLAPGRDAEGLAQRKALLEGYEALREFDRDTLVLAEPLRALRIIHYSAWIARRWEDAAFKRVFPHFGTVRYWQQETQDLMEQLSVILGLE; translated from the coding sequence ATGTCCCTGACCGAGACCTTCCTCAACCTCACCCCCGAAGGCATCCTCGACGCCGTGGAAGTCTACGGCCGCCGGGCCACCGGCCGGGTGGTGGCCCTCAACAGCATGGAAAACCGGGTCTACGACGTGGAGCTGGAGGACGGCGAGCGCGTGGTGGCCAAGTTCTACCGGCCGGGCCGCTGGACGGCCGAGGCCATCCTGGACGAGCACGCCTTCCTGGCCGACCTGGCCGCCGAGGGCGTGCCCACGCCCGCCCCCCTGCCGCTGGCCGACGGGCGCACGCTGGGAGAGCGCGACGGCATCCTGTTCGCCCTGTGGCCGAGGGTGCGGGGACGGATGGTGGAGGAGCCCAGCGAGGCCGACCTCCGCAGCCTGGGCGCGCTGCTGGCCCAGCTGCACAACGTGGGCGCCCGCCGCGGAGCGCCCCACCGCATGCGCGTGAACCCCGACACCTACGGGCGGCAGAACCTGACGTTCCTGGAGGCCAACAAGCTGGTGCCGGAGAGTGCCTGGCCCCGCTACCGCGACACCGCCAACCGCATCCTCGACGCCATCCAGCCGCTGTTCGAGGGGATTGCAGAGCAGCGCATCCACGGGGATTGCCACCGCGGCAACCTCCTGTGGGACGGGCGCGACTTCTTCTTCGTGGACTTCGACGACATGCTCAACGGTCCGCCGGTGCAGGACGTATGGCTGCTGGCGCCGGGGCGCGACGCGGAGGGGCTGGCGCAGCGCAAGGCGCTGCTGGAAGGCTACGAGGCGCTGCGGGAGTTCGACCGCGACACGCTCGTGCTCGCGGAACCGCTGCGCGCGCTGCGCATCATCCACTACAGCGCCTGGATCGCGCGCCGCTGGGAGGACGCCGCCTTCAAGCGGGTGTTCCCGCACTTCGGCACGGTCAGGTACTGGCAGCAGGAGACGCAGGATCTGATGGAGCAGTTGAGTGTGATCCTGGGGCTGGAGTAG
- a CDS encoding ComF family protein yields the protein MCPACLAALADDGARFCLRCGGAQEGRPRHLLQAACARAAHEDFRARCLFWMRAPMPALIHQFKYRGVTRLAETWGPALGQLLTGGLAVDLVLPVPLHPAAEARRGYNQAALLARLAAREAGLPCIEDALARARRTPTQTRLDPLERRRNLAGAFEARRPELLRGRRVALVDDVVTTGATLSAAVEALKSAGAEKVRCVGVARA from the coding sequence GTGTGCCCCGCGTGCCTGGCCGCGCTGGCCGACGACGGCGCCCGCTTCTGCCTGCGCTGCGGCGGGGCGCAGGAGGGCCGCCCCCGACACCTGCTGCAGGCCGCCTGTGCGCGCGCCGCGCACGAGGACTTCCGGGCCCGCTGCCTGTTCTGGATGCGCGCGCCCATGCCCGCGCTCATCCACCAGTTCAAGTACCGGGGCGTGACCCGGCTGGCGGAGACCTGGGGCCCGGCGCTGGGGCAGCTGCTGACGGGCGGCCTCGCCGTGGACCTGGTGCTGCCGGTGCCGCTGCACCCGGCCGCCGAGGCCCGGCGTGGGTACAACCAGGCCGCGCTCCTGGCCCGGCTTGCGGCGCGCGAGGCCGGACTCCCCTGCATCGAAGACGCCCTGGCGCGCGCGCGGCGCACGCCCACGCAGACACGCCTCGATCCGCTGGAGCGGCGCCGGAACCTCGCCGGGGCCTTCGAGGCCCGCAGGCCGGAGCTGCTGCGCGGCCGGCGGGTGGCGCTGGTGGACGACGTGGTCACCACCGGGGCCACGCTTTCGGCCGCGGTGGAAGCGCTGAAGTCCGCGGGGGCGGAGAAGGTGCGGTGCGTGGGGGTGGCGCGCGCCTGA
- a CDS encoding YjbQ family protein yields MIFDTLGVETSAHTQMVDLTGRLRAWAGERRLRDGVLTVFCPHTTAGITINEGYDPDVADDMLRTFARLVPHQGGYRHAEGNSDAHILSTLVGASARVPVRDGTLDLGPWQAVFFCEFDGPRSRECRLCFEGEAG; encoded by the coding sequence ATGATCTTCGACACGCTGGGGGTGGAAACCTCCGCTCACACCCAGATGGTGGACCTCACCGGGCGGCTGCGCGCCTGGGCGGGGGAGCGGCGCCTGCGCGACGGCGTGCTCACGGTATTCTGCCCGCACACCACCGCCGGGATCACCATCAACGAGGGGTACGATCCGGACGTGGCCGACGACATGCTGCGCACATTCGCGCGCCTCGTCCCGCACCAAGGCGGGTACCGGCACGCCGAGGGCAATTCCGACGCCCACATCCTGTCCACCCTGGTGGGAGCCTCGGCGCGGGTGCCGGTGCGGGACGGCACGCTGGACTTAGGGCCCTGGCAGGCGGTCTTCTTCTGCGAGTTCGACGGCCCGCGCTCGCGCGAGTGCCGGCTGTGCTTCGAGGGGGAGGCCGGATGA
- a CDS encoding alpha/beta fold hydrolase — MLTRLGGFLCMTVVGLTFAVALAFAVGPACAAGAPAREADAKMPGQAVTLATPDGVELAGTWWAGEGRGPAVLLLHMVGGRRADWQPVAAELSTAGFRVLAVDFRGHGESRKQGSRRLDFTDFTTREWRQLTDDAAAALAWMRARPEVDTACVGVVGASIGANSALIAASNDPRVRTVVLLSPGLDYHGLRTERAMEKYGTRPIFLLASADDEASAAAVKRLGSLARGRNAVKVFQAAGHGTDMFRAEPTLPALVRGWLAEQLR; from the coding sequence ATGCTCACGAGACTCGGCGGTTTTCTCTGTATGACCGTGGTGGGACTGACTTTCGCGGTGGCACTGGCTTTCGCGGTGGGCCCGGCCTGCGCGGCGGGCGCGCCTGCGCGGGAGGCGGACGCTAAGATGCCGGGTCAGGCGGTCACCCTGGCCACGCCCGACGGCGTGGAACTCGCGGGCACCTGGTGGGCCGGCGAGGGCCGCGGTCCGGCGGTGCTGCTGCTGCACATGGTGGGCGGCCGGCGCGCCGACTGGCAGCCGGTGGCCGCCGAGCTTTCGACCGCGGGCTTCCGGGTGCTGGCGGTGGACTTCCGCGGCCACGGCGAGAGCCGCAAGCAGGGCAGCCGGCGGCTCGACTTCACCGACTTCACCACCCGCGAGTGGCGGCAGCTCACCGACGACGCCGCGGCGGCGCTGGCGTGGATGCGCGCGCGGCCCGAGGTGGACACCGCCTGCGTGGGCGTGGTGGGTGCCAGCATCGGCGCCAACAGCGCGCTGATCGCGGCGTCCAACGACCCGCGGGTGCGCACCGTGGTGCTGCTCTCGCCGGGGCTCGACTACCACGGCCTGCGCACCGAGCGGGCCATGGAGAAGTACGGCACGCGCCCGATCTTTCTGCTGGCCAGCGCCGACGACGAGGCCTCCGCTGCCGCGGTGAAGCGGCTGGGCTCGCTGGCCCGCGGGCGCAACGCGGTGAAGGTCTTCCAGGCGGCCGGGCACGGCACCGACATGTTCCGGGCCGAGCCCACGCTGCCGGCGCTGGTGAGGGGCTGGCTCGCGGAGCAACTTAGGTAG
- a CDS encoding ABC-F family ATP-binding cassette domain-containing protein, which produces MSLLRAQSIAHHYSGTYVLQDVQWQIGPGTRWALVGRNGAGKTTLLRILAGELQPSEGTVWRRPGLRVAVHHQMDQDLDPGLSAREAVAAGLESLAELEAEREELHRLLTTLTPDGDDAHEVLERLGHVEERYRHEGGYTIESRVERALAEIGLPESSWTLPVGALSGGQRTRLRLARLWLGDPELLLLDEPTNHLDLETTEWLEERLQQFDGAIVLIAHDRAFLDALVDRVAEVESGGVTFWQGDYTEYREQKAVAQQQAARAYTLEKRDRERIEDFIRRNIYGQKTKQAQSRRKQLARRQALVRPETEKDAADLRFFEASGTGEQVLVVRGLTRRFDDNVVLDRVDLRVTRGRKIGIVGPNGSGKSTLLRTLARSEPPEAGEIVLGSRVKPGYYDQRHEQLSSHNSVLDEVWSVLPLESQETMRTFLGRFDFRGDEVFRPVSTLSGGEKSRLALARLILTGANVLMLDEPTNHLDLGPQESLARALARFSGTLLLASHDRYLLDQVADTLWVVGDGRVEVFDGAYSEWREKREARRAEAEKATAAASERAARRAAADTSRDQAPGAERRRAAALERQHKRDLEKLEEKIAQLERRRAALTEEMADPANAMNWAKLAQLQAVAGEQDTELARLFSEWERLGSEG; this is translated from the coding sequence ATGTCCCTGCTCCGCGCCCAGTCCATCGCGCATCACTACTCCGGCACCTACGTGCTGCAGGACGTGCAGTGGCAGATCGGCCCCGGCACCCGCTGGGCGCTGGTCGGCCGCAACGGCGCGGGCAAGACCACGCTGCTGCGCATCCTGGCCGGCGAGCTGCAGCCCTCCGAGGGCACCGTGTGGCGCCGCCCGGGACTGCGCGTGGCGGTGCACCACCAGATGGACCAGGACCTGGATCCCGGCCTGAGCGCGCGAGAGGCGGTGGCCGCCGGGCTGGAGTCGCTGGCCGAACTGGAGGCGGAGCGCGAGGAGCTGCACCGTCTCCTGACCACGCTCACCCCCGACGGGGACGACGCCCACGAGGTCCTGGAGCGCCTCGGCCACGTGGAGGAGCGCTACCGCCACGAGGGCGGCTACACCATCGAGTCGCGGGTGGAGCGCGCGCTGGCCGAGATCGGCCTGCCCGAGTCGAGCTGGACGCTTCCCGTGGGGGCGCTCTCCGGCGGGCAGCGGACGCGCCTGCGGCTGGCGCGTCTGTGGCTGGGGGATCCCGAGCTGCTGCTGTTGGACGAGCCCACCAACCACCTGGACCTCGAGACCACCGAGTGGCTGGAGGAGCGCCTGCAGCAGTTCGACGGGGCCATCGTGCTGATCGCGCACGACCGCGCCTTCCTGGACGCGCTGGTGGACCGCGTGGCGGAGGTGGAGTCCGGCGGCGTCACGTTCTGGCAGGGCGACTACACCGAGTACCGCGAGCAGAAGGCCGTGGCGCAGCAGCAGGCGGCGCGGGCCTACACGCTCGAGAAGCGGGACCGGGAGCGAATCGAGGACTTCATCCGTAGGAACATCTACGGGCAGAAGACCAAGCAGGCCCAGTCCCGCCGCAAGCAGCTGGCGCGCCGCCAGGCGCTGGTGCGCCCGGAAACGGAGAAGGATGCCGCCGACCTGCGCTTCTTCGAGGCCTCCGGGACAGGCGAGCAGGTGCTGGTGGTGCGCGGCCTCACCCGGCGCTTCGACGACAACGTGGTCCTGGACCGCGTGGACCTGCGCGTGACGCGGGGGCGCAAGATCGGCATCGTGGGGCCCAACGGCTCGGGCAAGTCCACCTTGCTTCGCACGCTGGCGCGCAGCGAGCCGCCGGAGGCGGGGGAGATCGTGCTGGGCAGCCGCGTGAAGCCCGGCTACTACGACCAGCGGCACGAGCAGCTCTCCTCGCACAACAGCGTGCTGGACGAGGTGTGGAGCGTGCTGCCGCTGGAGAGCCAGGAGACCATGCGCACCTTCCTGGGCCGGTTCGACTTTCGCGGCGACGAGGTCTTCCGCCCGGTCTCCACGCTCTCGGGCGGGGAGAAGAGCCGCCTGGCGCTGGCCCGCCTGATCCTGACCGGCGCCAACGTGCTGATGCTGGACGAGCCCACCAACCACCTGGACCTCGGCCCCCAGGAGTCCCTCGCCCGCGCGCTCGCCCGCTTCAGCGGCACGCTGCTGCTGGCCAGCCACGACCGGTACCTGCTGGACCAGGTGGCCGACACGCTGTGGGTGGTGGGGGACGGGCGCGTGGAAGTGTTCGACGGCGCCTACTCGGAGTGGCGGGAGAAGCGCGAGGCGCGCCGGGCGGAGGCGGAGAAGGCGACGGCCGCCGCGTCCGAGCGGGCGGCACGCCGGGCCGCCGCGGATACTTCCCGCGACCAGGCGCCGGGCGCCGAGCGCCGTCGCGCCGCGGCCCTGGAGCGGCAGCACAAGCGGGACCTCGAGAAGCTGGAGGAGAAGATCGCCCAGTTGGAGCGCCGCCGCGCCGCGCTGACCGAGGAGATGGCCGACCCCGCAAACGCCATGAACTGGGCCAAGCTGGCGCAGCTGCAGGCGGTCGCCGGAGAGCAGGACACCGAGCTGGCGCGGCTTTTCTCGGAGTGGGAGCGACTGGGTTCGGAAGGGTAG
- a CDS encoding replication-associated recombination protein A — MSGQEPLFGPGVEGGPGGEGAAGGPGGPGGARGRPGASEHAPLADRMRPRTLDEFVGQESVLGPGAPLREALLQDQPHNMIFWGPPGTGKTTLARILAERTRSRFEAYSAVTSGVAEIRAVVKAAAERMRASGRPTVLFVDEIHRFNKAQQDAFLPWVENGTVVLMGATTENPSFEVNSALLSRARVYVLERLSEENIVAILGRALADAERGLARMELKASPEALRHFARVADGDARRALNALEIAARLAGHCGSVDLELAERALQQKSLLYDKAGEEHYNLISALHKSLRGSDPDAALYWMTRMLVSGEEPLYVARRLVRFASEDVGLADPNALAVALHAMESYHFLGSPEGELALAEACLYLAVAPKSNAVYQAWQRAEKAVRELPGEPVPHHIRNAPTRLMKDLGYGRDYEYSHEFPGHVNAQSYLPEALANIRLYEPTDQGVEARIAERLKQLAALKARLRAAQPGETP; from the coding sequence ATGAGCGGGCAGGAGCCTCTGTTCGGCCCCGGCGTGGAGGGCGGTCCCGGCGGGGAAGGGGCGGCCGGCGGGCCGGGCGGGCCGGGTGGCGCGCGCGGCCGGCCGGGCGCGTCGGAGCACGCGCCGCTGGCCGACCGCATGCGCCCGCGCACCCTGGACGAGTTCGTGGGGCAGGAATCGGTGCTGGGCCCCGGGGCCCCGCTGCGCGAGGCGCTGCTGCAGGACCAGCCGCACAACATGATCTTCTGGGGCCCCCCGGGCACCGGCAAGACCACCCTGGCGCGCATCCTGGCCGAGCGCACCCGCAGTCGCTTCGAGGCCTACAGCGCGGTGACCTCCGGGGTGGCCGAGATACGTGCCGTGGTGAAGGCCGCCGCGGAGCGCATGCGCGCGAGCGGGCGCCCCACGGTGCTGTTCGTGGACGAGATCCACCGCTTCAACAAGGCCCAGCAGGATGCGTTCCTGCCGTGGGTGGAGAACGGCACGGTGGTGCTCATGGGCGCCACCACCGAGAACCCCTCCTTCGAGGTCAACTCGGCGCTCCTGAGCCGGGCGCGGGTGTACGTGCTGGAGCGGCTCTCGGAAGAGAACATCGTCGCCATCCTGGGGCGGGCCCTGGCCGACGCGGAGCGCGGGCTGGCACGCATGGAGCTGAAGGCCTCGCCGGAGGCGCTGCGCCACTTCGCCCGGGTGGCTGACGGCGACGCGCGGCGGGCGCTCAACGCGCTGGAGATCGCCGCCCGCCTGGCGGGTCACTGCGGCAGCGTGGACCTGGAGCTGGCCGAGCGCGCGCTGCAGCAGAAGTCCCTGCTCTACGACAAGGCCGGCGAGGAGCACTACAACCTCATTTCCGCGCTCCACAAGAGCCTGCGGGGCAGTGACCCGGACGCCGCGCTGTACTGGATGACGCGCATGCTGGTGAGCGGCGAGGAGCCGCTGTACGTGGCCCGCCGCCTGGTGCGATTCGCCTCCGAGGACGTGGGCCTGGCCGACCCCAACGCGCTGGCCGTGGCGCTCCACGCCATGGAGTCGTATCATTTCCTGGGCTCGCCGGAGGGCGAACTGGCGCTGGCCGAGGCGTGCCTGTACCTGGCCGTCGCACCCAAGAGCAACGCCGTGTACCAGGCGTGGCAGCGCGCGGAGAAGGCGGTGCGGGAGCTGCCGGGGGAACCGGTTCCGCACCACATCCGCAACGCGCCCACGCGGCTGATGAAGGACCTGGGCTACGGGCGCGACTACGAGTACTCGCACGAGTTCCCCGGGCACGTGAACGCGCAGAGCTACCTGCCGGAGGCGCTGGCGAACATCAGGTTGTACGAGCCCACCGACCAGGGGGTGGAGGCGCGGATCGCCGAGCGCCTGAAGCAGCTGGCCGCGCTCAAGGCCCGGCTGCGCGCCGCGCAACCCGGCGAGACGCCGTGA